The Bos taurus isolate L1 Dominette 01449 registration number 42190680 breed Hereford chromosome 18, ARS-UCD2.0, whole genome shotgun sequence genome has a window encoding:
- the LOC101904550 gene encoding inactive serine/threonine-protein kinase TEX14-like isoform X2: MSSCPHETCSLIPGRELTESTDALTAFSIPCGAGLCSGSRKSVVQVDGENSAGQTALYLSALLGHSSAVELLLASGANPNHRCLDGSTPVHAGAFSGRSLVLLHLLQAGGDLRLRDQQGHSPQDWAEQGGAKQSWEVSCGQGGLRASGPSPPPCLTPHAPRPVQTLELLQLCRAHMSALVHGSELAPAVSLGQWQASSGHSLCGGLRLVQANRAWRPEQTRRPPHVPALGFGQLSSLWPLGLVTGVPLADPKELLPAQGEPDRTYRSSSHTLMANLLWRGHPVTVRQLKVPGAQADVLLADLQHCSALHHPSLLLLMALSPSEDLSGLCLLFEPVWLGSLHVVLHPQGPREGGPPHLVPGLLPGHLLLQVLEALLFLQARWRAHGGLSSHAVQLVRPGLAKVGGLEHGRPLHQRWLQPRPRQGYPWGGPGLGLPPPPELYPWLPLELIRGDTPAATSDLYSFCILAQEVFTGELPWAGRKGPEVKAKLEAGESPALDPLVPAPYQALVQAGLGLGPADRCGSLQSTRYLLREAMAQDSASEVMGHSRVQRGATWDSGSSLTLGSSPSPRPGLCPGHSPTARVSLDHSLEPRSTVPSPELIRGSRFSSLQKMDLLEEIIAELQGGCQLEDGPRLNPTPDTIVRAPVAPSVQMSPLRASQE, translated from the exons atgtcctcctgccctcatgaGACCTGCTCACTGATCCCTGGCCGGGAGCTGACGGAGTCCACAGATGCCCTCACTGCGTTCTCGATTCCCTGTGGAGCTGGGCTCTGTTCCGGATCCAGAAAGTCAG TTGTCCAGGTAGACGGCGAGAACTCGGCTGGGCAGACGGCACTCTACCTCTCGGCGCTGCTGGGTCACAGCTCGGCCGTGGAGCTCCTGCTGGCCTCTGGTGCCAACCCCAACCA CCGCTGCCTGGATGGCAGCACGCCCGTGCACGCGGGCGCCTTCTCGGGCCGTAGCCTGGTGCTCCTACACCTGCTGCAGGCAGGCGGCGACCTGCGTCTGCGTGACCAGCAGGGGCACAGCCCTCAGGACTGGGCAGAACAAGGTGGTGCCAAACAGAGCTGGGAGGTGAGCTGTGGCCAGGGTGGGCTGAGGGCCTCAGGGCCAAGCCCCCCACCCTGCCTCACCCCACATGCTCCCCGCCCCGTCCAGACGCTGGAACTGTTACAGCTGTGCCGGGCCCACATGTCAGCCCTGGTGCATGGCAGTGAGTTGGCGCCCGCTGTCTCCCTGGGCCAGTGGCAGGCCAGCTCTGGACACAGCCTATGTGGTGGTCTGCGTCTGGTGCAGGCGAACAG GGCATGGAGGCCGGAGCAGACCAGGAGACCCCCCCATGTCCCTGCCTTAGGGTTTGGCCAG ctgagcAGCCTGTGGCCACTGGGCCTGGTAACAGGTGTACCCCTCGCGGACCCCAAGGAGCTGCTGCCAGCGCAGGGCGAGCCCGACCGCACCTACAGGAGCAGCTCCCACACCCTCATGGCCAA CCTTCTGTGGAGGGGCCACCCCGTGACCGTGCGGCAGCTGAAGGTGCCAGGAGCCCAGGCTGATGTGCTGTTGGCTGACCTTCAACACTGCAG CGCCCTGCACCAccccagcctgctgctgctgatggCACTGAGCCCCTCGGAGGACCTATCGGGGCTGTGTCTTCTCTTTGAACCCGTGTGGCTGGGCTCCCTGCATGTGGTGCTACACCCCCAGGGCCCGCGAGAAGGGGGACCCCCCCACCTCGTGCCAGGCCTGCTGCCGGGCCACCTGCTGCTGCAGGTGCTGGAGGCCCTGCTGTTCCTGCAGGCCCGCTGGCGTGCTCACGGCGGCCTCAGCTCCCATGCTGTGCAGCTGGTGCGGCCAGGCCTGGCCAAGGTGGGCGGCCTGGAGCATGGGCGCCCGCTGCACCAACGCTGGCTGCAGCCCAG GCCGCGGCAGGGTTACCCCTGGGGAGGCCCAGGCCTAGGGCTGCCCCCACCTCCCGAACTGTACCCATGGCTGCCGCTGGAGCTCATCCGCGGTGACACGCCTGCGGCCACCTCAGACCTCTACAGCTTCTGCATTTTGGCCCAGGAGGTCTTCACGG GAGAGCTGCCTTGGGCTGGAAGAAAAGGGCCTGAGGTGAAGGCTAAACTGGAGGCGGGTGAGAGCCCGGCCCTGGACCCCCTGGTGCCAGCCCCCTACCAGGCCCTGGTTCAGGCTGGGCTGGGCCTAGGGCCTGCTGACCGCTGCGGCAGCCTGCAGAGTACACGATACCTGCTGCGGGAGGCCATGGCTCAG GACTCGGCCTCTGAG GTCATGGGCCACAGCAGAGTCCAGAGGGGTGCCACCTGGGACTCGGGCAGCAGCTTGACTCTAGGCAGCAGCCCGAGTCCCcgccctggcctctgcccagggCACAGCCCCACAGCCAGGGTCAGCCTGGACCACAGCCTGGAGCCCAGATCAACA GTACCCAGCCCTGAGCTGATCAGAGGAAGTCGCTTCTCCAGCCTGCAGAA GATGGACCTGCTGGAGGAGATCATAGCAGAGCTGCAAGGTGGATGCCAACTTGAAGACGGGCCCAGGCTCAATCCCACTCCTGACACAATTGTTAGGGCACCTGTGGCCCCCTCTGTGCAGATGTCACCCCTTAGAGCCTCCCAGGAGTGA
- the LOC101904550 gene encoding inactive serine/threonine-protein kinase TEX14-like isoform X5, whose amino-acid sequence MPSLRSRFPVELGSVPDPESQVGRLHRLAVAGGPRWGLTRLLRRVVQVDGENSAGQTALYLSALLGHSSAVELLLASGANPNHRCLDGSTPVHAGAFSGRSLVLLHLLQAGGDLRLRDQQGHSPQDWAEQGGAKQSWEVSCGQGGLRASGPSPPPCLTPHAPRPVQTLELLQLCRAHMSALVHGSELAPAVSLGQWQASSGHSLCGGLRLVQANRAWRPEQTRRPPHVPALGFGQLSSLWPLGLVTGVPLADPKELLPAQGEPDRTYRSSSHTLMANLLWRGHPVTVRQLKVPGAQADVLLADLQHCSALHHPSLLLLMALSPSEDLSGLCLLFEPVWLGSLHVVLHPQGPREGGPPHLVPGLLPGHLLLQVLEALLFLQARWRAHGGLSSHAVQLVRPGLAKVGGLEHGRPLHQRWLQPRPRQGYPWGGPGLGLPPPPELYPWLPLELIRGDTPAATSDLYSFCILAQEVFTGELPWAGRKGPEVKAKLEAGESPALDPLVPAPYQALVQAGLGLGPADRCGSLQSTRYLLREAMAQDSASEVPSPELIRGSRFSSLQKMDLLEEIIAELQGGCQLEDGPRLNPTPDTIVRAPVAPSVQMSPLRASQE is encoded by the exons ATGCCCTCACTGCGTTCTCGATTCCCTGTGGAGCTGGGCTCTGTTCCGGATCCAGAAAGTCAGGTGGGCCGTCTGCATCGCCTGGCTGTGGCTGGGGGCCCAAGGTGGGGCCTCACCCGACTCCTGCGGAGAG TTGTCCAGGTAGACGGCGAGAACTCGGCTGGGCAGACGGCACTCTACCTCTCGGCGCTGCTGGGTCACAGCTCGGCCGTGGAGCTCCTGCTGGCCTCTGGTGCCAACCCCAACCA CCGCTGCCTGGATGGCAGCACGCCCGTGCACGCGGGCGCCTTCTCGGGCCGTAGCCTGGTGCTCCTACACCTGCTGCAGGCAGGCGGCGACCTGCGTCTGCGTGACCAGCAGGGGCACAGCCCTCAGGACTGGGCAGAACAAGGTGGTGCCAAACAGAGCTGGGAGGTGAGCTGTGGCCAGGGTGGGCTGAGGGCCTCAGGGCCAAGCCCCCCACCCTGCCTCACCCCACATGCTCCCCGCCCCGTCCAGACGCTGGAACTGTTACAGCTGTGCCGGGCCCACATGTCAGCCCTGGTGCATGGCAGTGAGTTGGCGCCCGCTGTCTCCCTGGGCCAGTGGCAGGCCAGCTCTGGACACAGCCTATGTGGTGGTCTGCGTCTGGTGCAGGCGAACAG GGCATGGAGGCCGGAGCAGACCAGGAGACCCCCCCATGTCCCTGCCTTAGGGTTTGGCCAG ctgagcAGCCTGTGGCCACTGGGCCTGGTAACAGGTGTACCCCTCGCGGACCCCAAGGAGCTGCTGCCAGCGCAGGGCGAGCCCGACCGCACCTACAGGAGCAGCTCCCACACCCTCATGGCCAA CCTTCTGTGGAGGGGCCACCCCGTGACCGTGCGGCAGCTGAAGGTGCCAGGAGCCCAGGCTGATGTGCTGTTGGCTGACCTTCAACACTGCAG CGCCCTGCACCAccccagcctgctgctgctgatggCACTGAGCCCCTCGGAGGACCTATCGGGGCTGTGTCTTCTCTTTGAACCCGTGTGGCTGGGCTCCCTGCATGTGGTGCTACACCCCCAGGGCCCGCGAGAAGGGGGACCCCCCCACCTCGTGCCAGGCCTGCTGCCGGGCCACCTGCTGCTGCAGGTGCTGGAGGCCCTGCTGTTCCTGCAGGCCCGCTGGCGTGCTCACGGCGGCCTCAGCTCCCATGCTGTGCAGCTGGTGCGGCCAGGCCTGGCCAAGGTGGGCGGCCTGGAGCATGGGCGCCCGCTGCACCAACGCTGGCTGCAGCCCAG GCCGCGGCAGGGTTACCCCTGGGGAGGCCCAGGCCTAGGGCTGCCCCCACCTCCCGAACTGTACCCATGGCTGCCGCTGGAGCTCATCCGCGGTGACACGCCTGCGGCCACCTCAGACCTCTACAGCTTCTGCATTTTGGCCCAGGAGGTCTTCACGG GAGAGCTGCCTTGGGCTGGAAGAAAAGGGCCTGAGGTGAAGGCTAAACTGGAGGCGGGTGAGAGCCCGGCCCTGGACCCCCTGGTGCCAGCCCCCTACCAGGCCCTGGTTCAGGCTGGGCTGGGCCTAGGGCCTGCTGACCGCTGCGGCAGCCTGCAGAGTACACGATACCTGCTGCGGGAGGCCATGGCTCAG GACTCGGCCTCTGAG GTACCCAGCCCTGAGCTGATCAGAGGAAGTCGCTTCTCCAGCCTGCAGAA GATGGACCTGCTGGAGGAGATCATAGCAGAGCTGCAAGGTGGATGCCAACTTGAAGACGGGCCCAGGCTCAATCCCACTCCTGACACAATTGTTAGGGCACCTGTGGCCCCCTCTGTGCAGATGTCACCCCTTAGAGCCTCCCAGGAGTGA
- the LOC101904550 gene encoding inactive serine/threonine-protein kinase TEX14-like isoform X4 has protein sequence MPSLRSRFPVELGSVPDPESQVGRLHRLAVAGGPRWGLTRLLRRVVQVDGENSAGQTALYLSALLGHSSAVELLLASGANPNHRCLDGSTPVHAGAFSGRSLVLLHLLQAGGDLRLRDQQGHSPQDWAEQGGAKQSWETLELLQLCRAHMSALVHGSELAPAVSLGQWQASSGHSLCGGLRLVQANRAWRPEQTRRPPHVPALGFGQLSSLWPLGLVTGVPLADPKELLPAQGEPDRTYRSSSHTLMANLLWRGHPVTVRQLKVPGAQADVLLADLQHCSALHHPSLLLLMALSPSEDLSGLCLLFEPVWLGSLHVVLHPQGPREGGPPHLVPGLLPGHLLLQVLEALLFLQARWRAHGGLSSHAVQLVRPGLAKVGGLEHGRPLHQRWLQPRPRQGYPWGGPGLGLPPPPELYPWLPLELIRGDTPAATSDLYSFCILAQEVFTGELPWAGRKGPEVKAKLEAGESPALDPLVPAPYQALVQAGLGLGPADRCGSLQSTRYLLREAMAQDSASEVMGHSRVQRGATWDSGSSLTLGSSPSPRPGLCPGHSPTARVSLDHSLEPRSTVPSPELIRGSRFSSLQKMDLLEEIIAELQGGCQLEDGPRLNPTPDTIVRAPVAPSVQMSPLRASQE, from the exons ATGCCCTCACTGCGTTCTCGATTCCCTGTGGAGCTGGGCTCTGTTCCGGATCCAGAAAGTCAGGTGGGCCGTCTGCATCGCCTGGCTGTGGCTGGGGGCCCAAGGTGGGGCCTCACCCGACTCCTGCGGAGAG TTGTCCAGGTAGACGGCGAGAACTCGGCTGGGCAGACGGCACTCTACCTCTCGGCGCTGCTGGGTCACAGCTCGGCCGTGGAGCTCCTGCTGGCCTCTGGTGCCAACCCCAACCA CCGCTGCCTGGATGGCAGCACGCCCGTGCACGCGGGCGCCTTCTCGGGCCGTAGCCTGGTGCTCCTACACCTGCTGCAGGCAGGCGGCGACCTGCGTCTGCGTGACCAGCAGGGGCACAGCCCTCAGGACTGGGCAGAACAAGGTGGTGCCAAACAGAGCTGGGAG ACGCTGGAACTGTTACAGCTGTGCCGGGCCCACATGTCAGCCCTGGTGCATGGCAGTGAGTTGGCGCCCGCTGTCTCCCTGGGCCAGTGGCAGGCCAGCTCTGGACACAGCCTATGTGGTGGTCTGCGTCTGGTGCAGGCGAACAG GGCATGGAGGCCGGAGCAGACCAGGAGACCCCCCCATGTCCCTGCCTTAGGGTTTGGCCAG ctgagcAGCCTGTGGCCACTGGGCCTGGTAACAGGTGTACCCCTCGCGGACCCCAAGGAGCTGCTGCCAGCGCAGGGCGAGCCCGACCGCACCTACAGGAGCAGCTCCCACACCCTCATGGCCAA CCTTCTGTGGAGGGGCCACCCCGTGACCGTGCGGCAGCTGAAGGTGCCAGGAGCCCAGGCTGATGTGCTGTTGGCTGACCTTCAACACTGCAG CGCCCTGCACCAccccagcctgctgctgctgatggCACTGAGCCCCTCGGAGGACCTATCGGGGCTGTGTCTTCTCTTTGAACCCGTGTGGCTGGGCTCCCTGCATGTGGTGCTACACCCCCAGGGCCCGCGAGAAGGGGGACCCCCCCACCTCGTGCCAGGCCTGCTGCCGGGCCACCTGCTGCTGCAGGTGCTGGAGGCCCTGCTGTTCCTGCAGGCCCGCTGGCGTGCTCACGGCGGCCTCAGCTCCCATGCTGTGCAGCTGGTGCGGCCAGGCCTGGCCAAGGTGGGCGGCCTGGAGCATGGGCGCCCGCTGCACCAACGCTGGCTGCAGCCCAG GCCGCGGCAGGGTTACCCCTGGGGAGGCCCAGGCCTAGGGCTGCCCCCACCTCCCGAACTGTACCCATGGCTGCCGCTGGAGCTCATCCGCGGTGACACGCCTGCGGCCACCTCAGACCTCTACAGCTTCTGCATTTTGGCCCAGGAGGTCTTCACGG GAGAGCTGCCTTGGGCTGGAAGAAAAGGGCCTGAGGTGAAGGCTAAACTGGAGGCGGGTGAGAGCCCGGCCCTGGACCCCCTGGTGCCAGCCCCCTACCAGGCCCTGGTTCAGGCTGGGCTGGGCCTAGGGCCTGCTGACCGCTGCGGCAGCCTGCAGAGTACACGATACCTGCTGCGGGAGGCCATGGCTCAG GACTCGGCCTCTGAG GTCATGGGCCACAGCAGAGTCCAGAGGGGTGCCACCTGGGACTCGGGCAGCAGCTTGACTCTAGGCAGCAGCCCGAGTCCCcgccctggcctctgcccagggCACAGCCCCACAGCCAGGGTCAGCCTGGACCACAGCCTGGAGCCCAGATCAACA GTACCCAGCCCTGAGCTGATCAGAGGAAGTCGCTTCTCCAGCCTGCAGAA GATGGACCTGCTGGAGGAGATCATAGCAGAGCTGCAAGGTGGATGCCAACTTGAAGACGGGCCCAGGCTCAATCCCACTCCTGACACAATTGTTAGGGCACCTGTGGCCCCCTCTGTGCAGATGTCACCCCTTAGAGCCTCCCAGGAGTGA
- the LOC101904550 gene encoding inactive serine/threonine-protein kinase TEX14-like isoform X3 has translation MPSLRSRFPVELGSVPDPESQVGRLHRLAVAGGPRWGLTRLLRRVVQVDGENSAGQTALYLSALLGHSSAVELLLASGANPNHRCLDGSTPVHAGAFSGRSLVLLHLLQAGGDLRLRDQQGHSPQDWAEQGGAKQSWEVSCGQGGLRASGPSPPPCLTPHAPRPVQTLELLQLCRAHMSALVHGSELAPAVSLGQWQASSGHSLCGGLRLVQANRAWRPEQTRRPPHVPALGFGQLSSLWPLGLVTGVPLADPKELLPAQGEPDRTYRSSSHTLMANLLWRGHPVTVRQLKVPGAQADVLLADLQHCSALHHPSLLLLMALSPSEDLSGLCLLFEPVWLGSLHVVLHPQGPREGGPPHLVPGLLPGHLLLQVLEALLFLQARWRAHGGLSSHAVQLVRPGLAKVGGLEHGRPLHQRWLQPRPRQGYPWGGPGLGLPPPPELYPWLPLELIRGDTPAATSDLYSFCILAQEVFTGELPWAGRKGPEVKAKLEAGESPALDPLVPAPYQALVQAGLGLGPADRCGSLQSTRYLLREAMAQDSASEVMGHSRVQRGATWDSGSSLTLGSSPSPRPGLCPGHSPTARVSLDHSLEPRSTGPALHTSLQDSASLLGTQSSEERFERRFSAKIQALQGLQRHTHRAALLDPQPCTQP, from the exons ATGCCCTCACTGCGTTCTCGATTCCCTGTGGAGCTGGGCTCTGTTCCGGATCCAGAAAGTCAGGTGGGCCGTCTGCATCGCCTGGCTGTGGCTGGGGGCCCAAGGTGGGGCCTCACCCGACTCCTGCGGAGAG TTGTCCAGGTAGACGGCGAGAACTCGGCTGGGCAGACGGCACTCTACCTCTCGGCGCTGCTGGGTCACAGCTCGGCCGTGGAGCTCCTGCTGGCCTCTGGTGCCAACCCCAACCA CCGCTGCCTGGATGGCAGCACGCCCGTGCACGCGGGCGCCTTCTCGGGCCGTAGCCTGGTGCTCCTACACCTGCTGCAGGCAGGCGGCGACCTGCGTCTGCGTGACCAGCAGGGGCACAGCCCTCAGGACTGGGCAGAACAAGGTGGTGCCAAACAGAGCTGGGAGGTGAGCTGTGGCCAGGGTGGGCTGAGGGCCTCAGGGCCAAGCCCCCCACCCTGCCTCACCCCACATGCTCCCCGCCCCGTCCAGACGCTGGAACTGTTACAGCTGTGCCGGGCCCACATGTCAGCCCTGGTGCATGGCAGTGAGTTGGCGCCCGCTGTCTCCCTGGGCCAGTGGCAGGCCAGCTCTGGACACAGCCTATGTGGTGGTCTGCGTCTGGTGCAGGCGAACAG GGCATGGAGGCCGGAGCAGACCAGGAGACCCCCCCATGTCCCTGCCTTAGGGTTTGGCCAG ctgagcAGCCTGTGGCCACTGGGCCTGGTAACAGGTGTACCCCTCGCGGACCCCAAGGAGCTGCTGCCAGCGCAGGGCGAGCCCGACCGCACCTACAGGAGCAGCTCCCACACCCTCATGGCCAA CCTTCTGTGGAGGGGCCACCCCGTGACCGTGCGGCAGCTGAAGGTGCCAGGAGCCCAGGCTGATGTGCTGTTGGCTGACCTTCAACACTGCAG CGCCCTGCACCAccccagcctgctgctgctgatggCACTGAGCCCCTCGGAGGACCTATCGGGGCTGTGTCTTCTCTTTGAACCCGTGTGGCTGGGCTCCCTGCATGTGGTGCTACACCCCCAGGGCCCGCGAGAAGGGGGACCCCCCCACCTCGTGCCAGGCCTGCTGCCGGGCCACCTGCTGCTGCAGGTGCTGGAGGCCCTGCTGTTCCTGCAGGCCCGCTGGCGTGCTCACGGCGGCCTCAGCTCCCATGCTGTGCAGCTGGTGCGGCCAGGCCTGGCCAAGGTGGGCGGCCTGGAGCATGGGCGCCCGCTGCACCAACGCTGGCTGCAGCCCAG GCCGCGGCAGGGTTACCCCTGGGGAGGCCCAGGCCTAGGGCTGCCCCCACCTCCCGAACTGTACCCATGGCTGCCGCTGGAGCTCATCCGCGGTGACACGCCTGCGGCCACCTCAGACCTCTACAGCTTCTGCATTTTGGCCCAGGAGGTCTTCACGG GAGAGCTGCCTTGGGCTGGAAGAAAAGGGCCTGAGGTGAAGGCTAAACTGGAGGCGGGTGAGAGCCCGGCCCTGGACCCCCTGGTGCCAGCCCCCTACCAGGCCCTGGTTCAGGCTGGGCTGGGCCTAGGGCCTGCTGACCGCTGCGGCAGCCTGCAGAGTACACGATACCTGCTGCGGGAGGCCATGGCTCAG GACTCGGCCTCTGAG GTCATGGGCCACAGCAGAGTCCAGAGGGGTGCCACCTGGGACTCGGGCAGCAGCTTGACTCTAGGCAGCAGCCCGAGTCCCcgccctggcctctgcccagggCACAGCCCCACAGCCAGGGTCAGCCTGGACCACAGCCTGGAGCCCAGATCAACA GGCCCTGCCCTGCACACCAGCCTTCAGGACTCAGCCTCCCTGCTGGGGACTCAGAGCTCTGAGGAACGGTTTGAGAGGAGGTTCTCAGCTAAGATCCAAGCCCTGCAGGGGCTGCAGCGGCACACACACAGGGCTGCCCTGCTGGACCCCCAGCCCT GTACCCAGCCCTGA
- the LOC101904550 gene encoding inactive serine/threonine-protein kinase TEX14-like isoform X1: MPSLRSRFPVELGSVPDPESQVGRLHRLAVAGGPRWGLTRLLRRVVQVDGENSAGQTALYLSALLGHSSAVELLLASGANPNHRCLDGSTPVHAGAFSGRSLVLLHLLQAGGDLRLRDQQGHSPQDWAEQGGAKQSWEVSCGQGGLRASGPSPPPCLTPHAPRPVQTLELLQLCRAHMSALVHGSELAPAVSLGQWQASSGHSLCGGLRLVQANRAWRPEQTRRPPHVPALGFGQLSSLWPLGLVTGVPLADPKELLPAQGEPDRTYRSSSHTLMANLLWRGHPVTVRQLKVPGAQADVLLADLQHCSALHHPSLLLLMALSPSEDLSGLCLLFEPVWLGSLHVVLHPQGPREGGPPHLVPGLLPGHLLLQVLEALLFLQARWRAHGGLSSHAVQLVRPGLAKVGGLEHGRPLHQRWLQPRPRQGYPWGGPGLGLPPPPELYPWLPLELIRGDTPAATSDLYSFCILAQEVFTGELPWAGRKGPEVKAKLEAGESPALDPLVPAPYQALVQAGLGLGPADRCGSLQSTRYLLREAMAQDSASEVMGHSRVQRGATWDSGSSLTLGSSPSPRPGLCPGHSPTARVSLDHSLEPRSTVPSPELIRGSRFSSLQKMDLLEEIIAELQGGCQLEDGPRLNPTPDTIVRAPVAPSVQMSPLRASQE, encoded by the exons ATGCCCTCACTGCGTTCTCGATTCCCTGTGGAGCTGGGCTCTGTTCCGGATCCAGAAAGTCAGGTGGGCCGTCTGCATCGCCTGGCTGTGGCTGGGGGCCCAAGGTGGGGCCTCACCCGACTCCTGCGGAGAG TTGTCCAGGTAGACGGCGAGAACTCGGCTGGGCAGACGGCACTCTACCTCTCGGCGCTGCTGGGTCACAGCTCGGCCGTGGAGCTCCTGCTGGCCTCTGGTGCCAACCCCAACCA CCGCTGCCTGGATGGCAGCACGCCCGTGCACGCGGGCGCCTTCTCGGGCCGTAGCCTGGTGCTCCTACACCTGCTGCAGGCAGGCGGCGACCTGCGTCTGCGTGACCAGCAGGGGCACAGCCCTCAGGACTGGGCAGAACAAGGTGGTGCCAAACAGAGCTGGGAGGTGAGCTGTGGCCAGGGTGGGCTGAGGGCCTCAGGGCCAAGCCCCCCACCCTGCCTCACCCCACATGCTCCCCGCCCCGTCCAGACGCTGGAACTGTTACAGCTGTGCCGGGCCCACATGTCAGCCCTGGTGCATGGCAGTGAGTTGGCGCCCGCTGTCTCCCTGGGCCAGTGGCAGGCCAGCTCTGGACACAGCCTATGTGGTGGTCTGCGTCTGGTGCAGGCGAACAG GGCATGGAGGCCGGAGCAGACCAGGAGACCCCCCCATGTCCCTGCCTTAGGGTTTGGCCAG ctgagcAGCCTGTGGCCACTGGGCCTGGTAACAGGTGTACCCCTCGCGGACCCCAAGGAGCTGCTGCCAGCGCAGGGCGAGCCCGACCGCACCTACAGGAGCAGCTCCCACACCCTCATGGCCAA CCTTCTGTGGAGGGGCCACCCCGTGACCGTGCGGCAGCTGAAGGTGCCAGGAGCCCAGGCTGATGTGCTGTTGGCTGACCTTCAACACTGCAG CGCCCTGCACCAccccagcctgctgctgctgatggCACTGAGCCCCTCGGAGGACCTATCGGGGCTGTGTCTTCTCTTTGAACCCGTGTGGCTGGGCTCCCTGCATGTGGTGCTACACCCCCAGGGCCCGCGAGAAGGGGGACCCCCCCACCTCGTGCCAGGCCTGCTGCCGGGCCACCTGCTGCTGCAGGTGCTGGAGGCCCTGCTGTTCCTGCAGGCCCGCTGGCGTGCTCACGGCGGCCTCAGCTCCCATGCTGTGCAGCTGGTGCGGCCAGGCCTGGCCAAGGTGGGCGGCCTGGAGCATGGGCGCCCGCTGCACCAACGCTGGCTGCAGCCCAG GCCGCGGCAGGGTTACCCCTGGGGAGGCCCAGGCCTAGGGCTGCCCCCACCTCCCGAACTGTACCCATGGCTGCCGCTGGAGCTCATCCGCGGTGACACGCCTGCGGCCACCTCAGACCTCTACAGCTTCTGCATTTTGGCCCAGGAGGTCTTCACGG GAGAGCTGCCTTGGGCTGGAAGAAAAGGGCCTGAGGTGAAGGCTAAACTGGAGGCGGGTGAGAGCCCGGCCCTGGACCCCCTGGTGCCAGCCCCCTACCAGGCCCTGGTTCAGGCTGGGCTGGGCCTAGGGCCTGCTGACCGCTGCGGCAGCCTGCAGAGTACACGATACCTGCTGCGGGAGGCCATGGCTCAG GACTCGGCCTCTGAG GTCATGGGCCACAGCAGAGTCCAGAGGGGTGCCACCTGGGACTCGGGCAGCAGCTTGACTCTAGGCAGCAGCCCGAGTCCCcgccctggcctctgcccagggCACAGCCCCACAGCCAGGGTCAGCCTGGACCACAGCCTGGAGCCCAGATCAACA GTACCCAGCCCTGAGCTGATCAGAGGAAGTCGCTTCTCCAGCCTGCAGAA GATGGACCTGCTGGAGGAGATCATAGCAGAGCTGCAAGGTGGATGCCAACTTGAAGACGGGCCCAGGCTCAATCCCACTCCTGACACAATTGTTAGGGCACCTGTGGCCCCCTCTGTGCAGATGTCACCCCTTAGAGCCTCCCAGGAGTGA